The Halorubrum aethiopicum nucleotide sequence GAAGATGGGGCCATCACCGAGGTCCGGACTTCCCGGGGCGACGACGCGAACACAGCAGCTGACTGCATCATCGACGGTGCAGGAAAACTGGTGATGCCAGGACTGGTCAACGCCCACACGCATCTCGAGTTGACGCCGATGGTCGGCGCGTTCAGCGACCTCAGCATGGCCGAACTCATGGGGAATATGACGGCTATCTACGGGGAAATCGCAGACGGAGAGTACGACTACCTCACCGGAGCCGGGTACGAACTCGCGGCGCTCAATTTCCTCGCCGGCGGCGTCACCACTGTCAACTCCCAAGATGTCCGGCCGAGCGCGGGCGCCGAAACGTTCGGCGAAGCGGGACTTCGCGGATTTTTCGGACCGGCACTCTCCGATCTCTTCTGGGACGTTCCCGTCGACGAGCAGTTCGACCGCGCTCGCGAATTCATCGACGAGTACCACGAGACGTACAACGGCCGAATCCGAGCGACGATTAACCCCCACGACGACTGGTCGTGTACCCGCACGCTGTGGGAGCGCGCTGCGGACCTCGCGGACGAATACCCCGACCTGCTCGTTCACACGCATTTGCTTGAGCTTGAGGAGAGTAACACGATGGCGCGGTCGAACGGTGCGAAAGACTCGCTCGACCTGCTCGACGACGTCGGCCTCCTCGACGAACGACTGGTGGCTGCTCATTATCGCATGGCCGACGACCAGGACATCCGACGGACCGCAGACGCGGGTGCAGCGGTCGCACATTGTCCGTCGATATTCTGCTACTGGAACCCGGGCCCCGACGTGCAGTGGACGCCGGTACCGGAACTCCGGGCGGCGGGCGTCGACGTTGGACTGGGTATCGACGACCACTACTGGCACGATTCGTACAACCTGTTCGGCGAGGCGCGGCAGGCTCGACTCGCGGCGAACCTCAAGCGCTCGGCCGGGCAGTTCCACTCGATGGAGTTAGTGCGGATGCTCACCATCGAAGGGGCACGCGCGCTGGGCGTCGGTGACAAAATCGGGAGTATCGAGCCCGGCAAGCGGGCCGACGTCATTTTGCTCAACCTCGACCAACCCAAATTCACGCCGGTGACGAATATTCCCGCGCACGTCGCCAACAACGCAGTCCCCGGCGACGTCACGACGACCATCGTAGACGGCGAGATACTGCTGCGGGATGGCGACGTGAGGACGATGGACGCCGACGCCGTACGCGACCGTGTGCAGACGGCTATTGAGCGCTTCAAGTCGGAGACAGACTGGGACCTCGATAGCGGTGGGAGTGACCCACCGGGCGCGATGAGCGTTGCCCGCGACCTCCCCAAGCGGGGTCCCGCGCAGTTACTCGGCCGCCTTGCGTTCCAGTCAATCAAAGATACCTTCCCCCTCTGAGGAGAGTGGGAAGCGTATTCTCGGTGCCCCTTCGGGCTTGAAGCGCGAATCCGACTAGACGAGGTGGGGGGGAGTGGTGTATAGTTGGTCCCCGTCGATGGAAACTGGAGGGCAGATTTATTGGTACTTCCTTTGAAATTCGGCTAAATGTACGATCGAATTCTCCTGTCGACCGATGGAACTGTCGCATCTAAAGAGGCTGCAACGCACGCACTCGAGCTCGCAGCCGCTCACAACGCAGTTCTTCACGTGCTCTTTGTCGTCGACGAGGATGTCGTGACTGCGTACAGCGGGGACGAGTACGTCGACGAGGCTGAAGGTCCTGAACATGGCCTCGAAGAACACGGCGAGGAGACGCTTTCGGAACTCCGACGTCGAGCCGCAGAGACTGATGTCGACGTCGATATGTCGATGCAACATGGCCGCCCCGCTGAAACTATCGTGAATCACGCAGACGACTGTGACGCCGATCTCCTCGTGCTCGGCACCAAACGCCGGCCGGACGAATATCGTGCGTTGCTCGGAAGTGTCACTGACCGCGTTCTCCGATTGACGACGCGTCCGGCAACCGTCGTGAAAACTGAAGTCAGCGAGTAGGAAACGACCGTCCGCTACCGTCCATCATCTGGTGTGAGACGGGCGCGACGGCGGTCGAACTCCTCGTCGTCGATCTCGCCACGGGCGTACCGCTCTTGGAGAACGGTGAGTGCACTATCCTCGGCGGGGCCGTTCGATTGCGACCGGGATCCCAGCCAGTAGACGAGATACACCGGGACGGCGATGAGGAGTGCCATCCACAGGAGCCCGAACAGCATCATCCCCCAGCCCCAGCTACCCCAGCCGGCCATGTGGCCGTCGTTCCACATACCGTCGTGCCAGCTCCACATCATTGCATCCGAGACGGTCGCGTGTGTTAGCGCCATTCCGGCGACGACGGCCAGAGCCAGCGCTCCAACGACGATGAATCCCAGAGAACGAATCCCACGTGCTTGAATTGGATTTTGCATTGTTGTACTCCCAAAGGTCTCGGCGTGGTTAGCCGAGGATGTATTCGAGGGCGGGGTAGCGCTCGACGAGCGTCTCGCCGCCGACGTCGTAGTTCTCGATGTACTGGTCGAGGCCCAGGATGCGGCCCGCGGCGAACGCGGCGACCGCGAGGAACACGAGCATGTACGCGAAGTCGCCGTTGATGAACCCGTGGCCCATGTCCCAGTTCCCGAAGTAGAACATGAGCATCATCAGCGCGCCGAAGAACGCCGCGAGGCGGACGAGCGCGCCGACAAGCAGGCCGAGGCCGATGAACAGCTCGCCCCACGGCACGGCGACGTTCGCGAACTCAACGAACCACGGCGTCGAACCCATCCACGCGAACATCCCCGCGAGCGGGTTGCCGTTCGTCGCCGCAACGTTCGACAGGTAGCCGCCGGCGGCGAACTCACCGGTGATCTTCGTGAAGCCGGAGTAGGCGAACGCGTAGCCCATCATAAGGCGAAGCGCGAGAACGAACCACGCGCTGAGGCTGTGGACTTTCCCGCCGACGGTCAGCCCGCCGACTCTGCTCTCAAGCTGGTTCATGCCGGAGTCGAGTGTGGACATAATTATTGCACCTTCAACTATCAGTAGGCGAGTAGAGACGATATAATAGCGAGCCGGCGTTCTGAGTCAGAAAACCGGCGGGCTATATTACCCTCCTGTAGCGAGTACGGACGTGTGACTGAGGAGGCCGACCCGTCGGACATCTTCGCCACGCTCGACGACGAGTACGCCCGCGACATCCTCGTGGCGACGAAGACCGACCGCCTGTCTGCGAAGGAACTCAGCGAGGAATGCGACATGTCACGTCCGACCGTCTCGCGCCGGGTCACCCGCCTCGTCGAGCAGGGCCTCCTCGAAGAGTACACGCACGTCGACCCGGGCGGCCGGCACTACAGCGAGTACGAAGCGCGTCTCGAACGCGTCGAAGTGCTCCTGCAGGCGGAGGGGTTCGACGTGCAGATCGACGTCCGGCCGGACCCCGCCGACCGGATCACGTCCATCTTCGAGGAGATGCGGGGAGACTGACTCATGGAACACACGTTATTCGTCATCGGCAAGCTGTTCACGACCGCCCTGGCACTGGTGATCGCCTACCAGGCCTATCGCGGATACCAACGGAATCACACGCAGTTACTCCTGTACGTCGCCGCTGGCTTCGCGCTGGTCGGTCTTGGTGGCCTCCTCGAAGGCGTGCTCTTCGAGATCCTCGAAGTGTCGATCTTCGAAGCAGGATTCGTCGCAGCACTCGTCACCGCCGCCGGGATGCTGTCGATTCTCTACGCCCTGTATGCCCCGAACCCCTGAGGATTCGGGACGTTCATTCGAGAAGCGGCCTCTGGGCGTTGTTCCTCATTCGAAGTCGCTATTGTTCGGATTCCCCTTATTCTCGCCAGTGTAGGGTCGCAGCGGGAATTATGTCCGTACCGGTCGTACAGTATCGTATGATTCGAACACTCGTGGGTGTCCTTGGCGCTCTCTCAGCGCTGTTCCCGGACAAAATCGTCAAGCTCTTCGAGAAACTCGCGATTGCGAATCCAAGCGAGGGAACGGTGAGAGGGTGGGTCCGCCCAGCTATCCGGTCTGAGGGCGTTCTGATAGCTGCGATTTCCCTCCTCAACGGGCGAGCATACGCGTGGCTGATGAATCTTACCGGTGTGTTCGGCGCTATCGTCTTCCTGTTTCCCGATCTGTATCGAAGATTTGCCACCGCGTTCCTGTACGAGCGTCCGGAGTCGATCGAATGGAACGAGCGATTCTGCTCGGGTATTCGGGCTATCGGCGCACTATACGTCCTTTTAGCGGCGAAGACGTATCTGGAGCGCCACAACGATACCTAAGTCTTCCCGGCATCGTCAGCTGCTGTATCTGAGATTTGGTTCGTTGCGGCTGCACGTATCACTTGGAATCTAAAGTTTAATCTCCAAGAGACCAGTATAATCGAAGGGGAAATCCGCTAAAGGGAGGGAGTCGTATGTACCTCTGTATGACGACGACCATCACCGTGGAAGGAATGTCGTGCGGCCACTGTGAGCAGACGGTCGAAGAGGCCCTTGAAGAGGTCTCTGGCGTGACTTCCGTGACCGTCGACAGGGAGAGTGAACAGGCAAGCGTCGACGGTGAGGCAGAGGTCACGGCCCTCGTGGCGGCCGTCGAAGACGCAGGATACACCGCTCACGCCTGAGTATCGTGCGCTGCGGATAGCACAAGTCGCTTCGAGACGACGACTAACCGTTGTCTTCGGAGCTTGTCTACGCTGCTCTTGCTGTACGGTTTCAGGGCCGAAGATTCAGGAAGCCGGCGGAACCACCTCAATAGAGAACATGACTCATGGACGACCACAAAGATACAA carries:
- a CDS encoding amidohydrolase family protein, which codes for MTADIAIHDAFVLTVDAQNRLYERGTVLIEDGAITEVRTSRGDDANTAADCIIDGAGKLVMPGLVNAHTHLELTPMVGAFSDLSMAELMGNMTAIYGEIADGEYDYLTGAGYELAALNFLAGGVTTVNSQDVRPSAGAETFGEAGLRGFFGPALSDLFWDVPVDEQFDRAREFIDEYHETYNGRIRATINPHDDWSCTRTLWERAADLADEYPDLLVHTHLLELEESNTMARSNGAKDSLDLLDDVGLLDERLVAAHYRMADDQDIRRTADAGAAVAHCPSIFCYWNPGPDVQWTPVPELRAAGVDVGLGIDDHYWHDSYNLFGEARQARLAANLKRSAGQFHSMELVRMLTIEGARALGVGDKIGSIEPGKRADVILLNLDQPKFTPVTNIPAHVANNAVPGDVTTTIVDGEILLRDGDVRTMDADAVRDRVQTAIERFKSETDWDLDSGGSDPPGAMSVARDLPKRGPAQLLGRLAFQSIKDTFPL
- a CDS encoding universal stress protein — encoded protein: MYDRILLSTDGTVASKEAATHALELAAAHNAVLHVLFVVDEDVVTAYSGDEYVDEAEGPEHGLEEHGEETLSELRRRAAETDVDVDMSMQHGRPAETIVNHADDCDADLLVLGTKRRPDEYRALLGSVTDRVLRLTTRPATVVKTEVSE
- a CDS encoding SHOCT domain-containing protein, producing the protein MALTHATVSDAMMWSWHDGMWNDGHMAGWGSWGWGMMLFGLLWMALLIAVPVYLVYWLGSRSQSNGPAEDSALTVLQERYARGEIDDEEFDRRRARLTPDDGR
- a CDS encoding DoxX family protein — translated: MSTLDSGMNQLESRVGGLTVGGKVHSLSAWFVLALRLMMGYAFAYSGFTKITGEFAAGGYLSNVAATNGNPLAGMFAWMGSTPWFVEFANVAVPWGELFIGLGLLVGALVRLAAFFGALMMLMFYFGNWDMGHGFINGDFAYMLVFLAVAAFAAGRILGLDQYIENYDVGGETLVERYPALEYILG
- a CDS encoding ArsR/SmtB family transcription factor; amino-acid sequence: MTEEADPSDIFATLDDEYARDILVATKTDRLSAKELSEECDMSRPTVSRRVTRLVEQGLLEEYTHVDPGGRHYSEYEARLERVEVLLQAEGFDVQIDVRPDPADRITSIFEEMRGD
- a CDS encoding DUF7521 family protein, coding for MEHTLFVIGKLFTTALALVIAYQAYRGYQRNHTQLLLYVAAGFALVGLGGLLEGVLFEILEVSIFEAGFVAALVTAAGMLSILYALYAPNP
- a CDS encoding heavy-metal-associated domain-containing protein, whose amino-acid sequence is MTTTITVEGMSCGHCEQTVEEALEEVSGVTSVTVDRESEQASVDGEAEVTALVAAVEDAGYTAHA